One segment of Solanum stenotomum isolate F172 chromosome 1, ASM1918654v1, whole genome shotgun sequence DNA contains the following:
- the LOC125853340 gene encoding glyoxylase I 4: protein MQRQVERKKEQQQQEEIRDHEKEKKNEKNGTPLMALNHVSRLCKNVEKSVEFYTKVLGFVLIERPQAFVFDGAWLFNYGVGVHLVHAKDNEDDKFPNHTDNLDPMDNHISFQSEDMEGMVQRLEQFKIKYLKRTVGEEEGAAIDQLFFKDPDGFMIEICNCENVKLVPQRSIGRIKFPSDRHNPPVELGNDDSKT, encoded by the exons ATGCAGAGGCAAGTAGAAAGGAAAAAGGAGCagcaacaacaagaagaaattaGAGATCacgaaaaggagaagaagaatgaaaaaaatggaaCTCCACTAATGGCGTTGAACCACGTGTCCAGACTTTGTAAAAATGTGGAAAAATCAGTGGAGTTTTACACTAAAGTACTTGGATTCGTGTTAATTGAGAGGCCGCAAGCTTTCGTTTTTGATGGAGCATGGTTGTTTAATTATGGAGTTGGGGTTCATCTGGTTCATGCTAAGGATAACGAAGATGATAAATTCCCTAATCATACTGATAATCTCGACCCAATGGATAACCATATTTCTTTTCAG AGCGAAGATATGGAGGGAATGGTGCAAAGGTTGGAGCAATTCAAGATAAAATACTTAAAGAGAACGGTAGGAGAAGAAGAGGGAGCAGCCATCGATCAACTCTTTTTTAAGGATCCAGATGGATTTATGATCGAGATCTGCAATTGTGAGAATGTGAAGCTCGTACCTCAACGTTCAATTGGTCGAATCAAGTTCCCTTCTGATCGTCATAATCCTCCTGTTGAATTGGGAAATGATGAttccaaaacttaa
- the LOC125872402 gene encoding protein transport protein SEC31 homolog B, which yields MACIKMVNRSASAAFAPEAPYLAAGTMAGAVDLSFSSTANLDIFEVDFVSDDKKLNLAGSISISERINRMSWGKCQSNSEEFSHGIIAGGLVDGNIGLWNPKPLISNGSEAIENALVGNLSRHKGPVRGLEFNGFTPNLLASGADEGEICIWDIAKPSEPSHFPPLKGSGSSTQGEISYVSWNNKVQHILASTSLNGTTVVWDLKKQKPVISFTDSVRRRCSVLQWHPDVATQLIVASDEDGSPALRLWDMRNILSPVKEFVGHTKGVIAMSWCPLDSSYLLTCAKDNRTICWDTVSGEIVSELPAGTNWNFDVHWYPKCPGVISASSFDGKIGIYNIEGCGRAGDGDGYFGAAPLRAPKWWSKKKSGVSFGFGGKLVSFGAADGPTGPTEVHVHSIVTEQGLVTRSSEFETAIQNGEKTSLRVFCEKKFQESESSGEREIWGFLKVMLEEDGDARTKLLSHLGFSLPVEEKDTLQHDISEQVNALALDENLSGKEAANNENLMHVLDNGEDFFNNLPSPKADTPVSTSVNSFDVGESVDVKDSQPEIDVQEESADTSFDETVQRALVVGDYKGAVAQCISANRMADALVIAHVGGASLWEQTRDQYLKTSHSSYLKVVAAMVNNDLMSLVNTRPLKSWKETLALLCTFAPQDEWTSLCDTLASRLLAAGESLPATLCYICAGNIDKTIEIWSRTLAGKADGKSYVDLLQDLMEKTIVFALATGQKRFSASLCKLLEKYAEILASQGLLTTAMEYLKLMGSEELSPELTILRDRIALSTEPAKDALKSMAFDNSQLHTGSGYVADQAGYGMADPSQHYYPEQPSKPQPSISNSPYTENYQQPFGSSYNSGFAAPVPYQPAPQQNIQQPNMFLPTPTPPVPQGNIAPPPVATQPAKTSFIPSNPPALRNVEQYQQPTLGAQLYPGPANPGYAGGHNVPPAYVPHPSQAGPALGQKMPQVVAPSQAPRGFMPVNNPVQRPGMAPMQPPSPTQPSQVQPPAAPAAPPPTVQTVDTSNVPAQQKPVIATLTRLFNETSEALGGSRANPAKKREIEDNSKKLGALFAKLNSGDISKNAAEKLVQLCQSLDNGDFSTALQIQVLLTTSDWDECNFWLATLKRMIKIRQSFR from the exons ATGGCGTGCATAAAGATGGTGAACAGATCGGCTTCGGCGGCCTTCGCACCGGAGGCACCGTATCTGGCGGCTGGAACGATGGCGGGAGCGGTGGATCTGTCATTCAGCTCCACTGCTAATCTCGACATTTTTGAGGTTGATTTCGTATCGGATGATAAGAAGCTGAATCTCGCAGGTTCGATTTCTATTTCAGAGAGGATCAATCGGATGTCTTGGGGGAAATGTCAGTCCAATTCGGAGGAGTTCTCGCATGGAATCATTGCTGGTGGGCTTGTTGATGGAAATATTGGACTTTGGAATCCCAAGCCTCTGATCTC AAATGGGTCTGAAGCTATTGAAAATGCTCTTGTCGGAAATCTGTCGAGGCACAAAGGGCCT GTTCGCGGATTGGAGTTTAATGGGTTTACTCCAAATCTCCTTGCATCTGGAGCTGATGAAGGTGAAATTTGTATATGGGATATTGCGAAACCTTCAGAACCTAGCCATTTCCCTCCCCTTAAA GGTAGTGGATCATCAACTCAAGGTGAAATTTCTTATGTATCTTGGAACAACAAGGTTCAGCATATATTGGCGTCTACTTCACTTAATGGGACAACTG TGGTGTGGGATTTGAAGAAGCAGAAGCCAGTGATAAG TTTCACAGATTCTGTTAGAAGGCGGTGCTCTGTATTGCAGTGGCATCCTGATGTTGCGACGCAGCTCATCGTTGCTTCCGATGAAGACGGTTCACCTGCACTTAGG CTGTGGGATATGCGGAATATACTGTCTCCTGTGAAAGAGTTCGTGGGTCACACTAAAG GTGTCATTGCTATGTCCTGGTGTCCCCTTGACAGCTCCTACTTGCTTACTTGTGCGAAAGATAACCGCACTATCTGCTGGGATACTGTGTCTGGAGAG ATTGTCTCCGAATTGCCAGCTGGAACCAATTGGAATTTTGATGTGCATTGGTATCCAAAGTGTCCAGGGGTGATCTCAGCATCATCATTTGACGGAAAAATCGGCATTTACAACATAGAG GGCTGTGGTCGAGCTGGCGATGGAGATGGTTATTTTGGCGCAG CTCCCTTACGAGCTCCAAAGTGGTGGTCTAAGAAGAAGTCCGGAGTCTCATTTGGCTTTGGTGGAAAGCTTGTTTCATTTGGTGCTGCAGATGGTCCAACTGGACCGACGGAG GTTCATGTGCATAGCATAGTCACTGAACAAGGTCTGGTGACTCGGTCTTCTGAATTTGAGACTGCTATTCAGAATGGAGAGAAAACCTCGCTGAGGGTTTTCTGTGAAAAGAAATTCCAAGAGTCAGA ATCTTCAGGTGAAAGGGAAATATGGGGCTTCTTGAAGGTTATGCTTGAAGAGGATGGGGATGCAAGGACAAAACTGCTTTCTCATCTTGGTTTTAGTCTGCCTGTTGAAGAAAAAGATACTCTGCAGCATGATATATCTGAGCAAGTAAATGCCCTTGCCCTTGATGAGAATCTTTCAGGTAAAGAAGCTGCAAACAACGAGAACTTAATGCATGTCCTGGACAATGGGGAAGATTTCTTTAACAATCTTCCGAGTCCCAAAGCTGATACACCTGTGTCAACGTCTGTGAATTCCTTTGATGTTGGCGAGTCAGTTGATGTGAAGGACTCCCAACCAGAAATTGATGTACAAGAGGAGAGTGCAGACACATCATTTGATGAAACTGTACAACGCGCGTTGGTTGTCGGTGACTATAAGGGGGCTGTTGCACAATGCATATCTGCAAATAGAATGGCTGATGCTCTGGTTATTGCTCATGTCGGTGGTGCTTCTTTGTGGGAGCAAACTCGTGATCAATACCTTAAAACTAGTCACTCTTCATACCTTAAG GTTGTTGCTGCTATGGTGAACAATGATCTAATGAGCCTTGTAAACACTCGGCCTTTGAAGTCCTGGAAGGAAACACTTGCACTCCTTTGCACT TTTGCTCCACAAGATGAATGGACGTCATTGTGTGATACACTTGCTTCAAGACTCTTGGCTGCTGGTGAAAGCCTTCCAGCAACACTGTGTTACATATGTGCAGGGAACATTGATAAAACTATAGAAATATGGTCGAGGACTTTGGCAGGAAAGGCTGATGGAAAATCATATGTTGACCTTCTTCAG GATTTAATGGAAAAGACGATAGTCTTTGCATTGGCAACTGGGCAAAAGAGATTCAGTGCTTCTCTTTGCAAGCTTCTTGAGAAGTATGCTGAAATCCTAGCAAGTCAGGGGCTTTTAACTACTGCAATGGAATACTTGAAGCTTATGGGCTCTGAGGAATTGTCACCTGAATTGACTATCTTACGAGATCGTATTGCACTCTCCACTGAACCAG CTAAGGACGCATTGAAATCTATGGCTTTTGACAACTCACAACTGCACACTGGATCCGGCTATGTTGCAGATCAAGCTGGTTATGGAATGGCTGATCCTTCTCAGCATTATTATCCG GAGCAACCATCCAAGCCACAGCCTAGCATTTCAAACAGCCCCTATACTGAGAATTATCAACAACCATTTGGTTCTTCATACAATAGCGGCTTTGCTGCTCCTGTCCCATACCAGCCTGCTCCACAACAAAACATCCAGCAACCAAACATGTTTCTGCCAACTCCAACTCCTCCAGTTCCTCAG GGTAACATTGCTCCACCACCTGTTGCTACTCAGCCTGCTAAGACCTCTTTCATCCCATCAAATCCCCCTGCGCTGAGAAATGTGGAGCAATATCAGCAGCCCACCTTGGGTGCTCAGTTGTATCCC GGACCTGCTAACCCAGGTTATGCTGGTGGTCATAATGTGCCTCCTGCATATGTCCCTCACCCTAGTCAAGCTGGCCCAGCTCTTGGACAAAAGATGCCTCAGGTTGTAGCTCCTTCCCAAGCTCCTAGAGGATTTATGCCAGTTAATAATCCAGTGCAGAGACCTGGAATGGCTCCAATGCAGCCTCCAAGCCCTACTCAGCCATCTCAAGTCCAGCCACCAGCAGCTCCTGCTGCTCCCCCACCTACAGTTCAGACGGTGGATACCTCAAATGTTCCTG CCCAGCAAAAACCCGTGATAGCAACTTTGACGAGATTGTTCAATGAAACATCAGAGGCATTGGGTGGATCACGAGCAAATCCAGCTAAGAAGCGGGAAATTGAGGATAATTCAAAGAAGTTAGGAGCACTTTTTGCAAAACTAAACAGTGGGGACATATCTAAGAACGCAGCAGAAAAGCTTGTGCAGCTTTGTCAGTCCTTGGACAATGGTGATTTCAGTACCGCCCTTCAGATACAG GTACTTCTCACCACAAGTGATTGGGATGAGTGCAACTTCTGGCTTGCAACACTCAAGCGAATGATTAAGATCAGACAGAGCTTCAGATAA
- the LOC125872473 gene encoding structure-specific endonuclease subunit slx1: protein MARPLSTIFKSTKPHILKPPKPSNFESLKPTNLKVPSSSNPIASSSSCSKSKKSRKSDANSQQSSGNDSELLTTPASNSTKFSNSKKKRSLWCVYLILSTNPPIKTYVGVTTSFSRRLKEHNGELKGGAKASRSGRPWICACLIRGFKGRSEACAFESKWKQISGKLPRKRKSTTEEQEPEDNGSLALLQHRHAALDRVQSLIDCSYLNIDWRSNFF, encoded by the exons ATGGCTAGACCTTTGTCAACAATCTTCAAATCGACGAAACCCCATATTCTGAAACCACCAAAACCCTCAAATTTTGAATCGTTGAAACCCACTAATCTCAAAGTTCCCTCTTCTTCAAATCCAATAGCATCTTCTTCAAGTTGCAGCAAAtcgaaaaaatcaagaaaatcgGATGCAAATTCACAGCAATCATCTGGAAATGATTCGGAATTACTAACAACCCCAGCTTCAAATTCAACGAAATTTAGTAATTCTAAGAAAAAGAGGTCTTTGTGGTGTGTATACCTTATTCTCTCGACAAATCCACCTATAAAGACCTATGTTGGTGTCACTACCAGTTTCTCTCGCCG ACTAAAAGAACATAATGGTGAATTAAAAGGGGGTGCAAAGGCATCTCGCTCAGGAAGACCTTGGATTTGTGCATGCCTTATTCGGGGATTTAAGGGCAGAAGTGAAG CTTGTGCATTTGAATCAAAATGGAAACAAATTTCGGGAAAGCTTCCCCGTAAAAGGAAGAGTACTACTGAGGAGCAGGAGCCAGAAGACAATGGATCTCTTGCATTATTGCAGCATAGACATGCAGCTCTGGATCGCGTTCAAAGTTTGATTGATTGCAGTTACTTAAATATTGATTGGCGTTCTAATTTTTTCTGA
- the LOC125872455 gene encoding serine/threonine-protein kinase-like protein At3g51990: MGYLSCKAESSVSISNSQSCTATPKKTHQPHNQEKEKPIKIQEFNYRDLEAATNGFSDQKLLGRGSHGLVYKGMLRNGRLVAVKRSSRIAPRIRNTSTSGQENCNEVENEIDILSKLQSPRLVNLVGFSIDSHDTLLVVEFMSNGTLYDVLHSNSRPLSWGRRMKLALQTAKAVDILHSLSPPVIHRDIKSANVLIDRNFNARLGDFGLALRCHLDDFRLRSTPPAGTMGYLDPCYVTPDNLSTKTDVFSFGILLLEIISGRKAIDVAYSPPSIVDWAIPLIKRGKLLAVYDPRIPPPKDPGLRKQLAVVAAKCVRPCRERRPTMKEVAECLSGLSKLVPLHSWNGFTNPCLMVETVGRPVESRTSQLNLRGKGSKQRDLDGGDARLATPLRNSPRVYSDLGLRSNLMDLMAGNEGQSEFRGEGDGVEPKSKSISRALSCRYVSGSVVGRRNNESIVNSNSRGGTSRFRRNNSVGEHSDRD; the protein is encoded by the coding sequence ATGGGTTATCTATCATGTAAAGCTGAATCTTCCGTATCAATTTCCAATTCTCAGAGTTGTACGGCTACTCCGAAGAAAACCCATCAACCCCATAATCAAGAAAAGGAGAAACCTATCAAAATCCAGGAGTTTAACTACAGAGATCTTGAAGCAGCCACTAATGGTTTCTCTGACCAAAAGCTTCTTGGCAGGGGTAGCCATGGACTTGTCTATAAAGGGATGCTTCGTAATGGCCGTCTTGTAGCTGTCAAGAGGTCTTCGAGAATTGCCCCAAGAATTAGAAACACCTCGACATCTGGGCAGGAGAATTGTAATGAGGTAgagaatgaaattgatattCTTTCGAAATTGCAGAGCCCAAGGTTGGTTAATCTTGTTggtttttctattgattctcatgACACACTTTTGGTTGTTGAGTTTATGTCTAATGGTACCCTTTATGATGTACTGCATTCCAATTCTCGTCCACTCAGTTGGGGGAGAAGGATGAAATTGGCTTTACAAACTGCTAAGGCTGTTGATATTCTCCATTCTTTGAGTCCTCCTGTAATTCATCGTGATATTAAGTCTGCTAATGTGTTGATAGACAGGAATTTCAATGCCCGTTTGGGTGATTTTGGGTTAGCATTAAGGTGTCATCTTGATGATTTTAGGTTGAGGTCTACTCCTCCTGCTGGTACAATGGGTTATCTTGATCCATGTTATGTGACCCCTGATAATTTGAGCACCAAGACTGATGTCTTTAGTTTTGGGATTTTGTTGTTGGAGATTATAAGTGGGAGGAAAGCTATCGATGTGGCGTATTCGCCCCCCTCTATAGTGGATTGGGCCATTCCATTGATAAAGAGAGGGAAGCTCTTGGCTGTATATGATCCAAGGATTCCACCTCCCAAGGATCCTGGTTTAAGAAAGCAATTGGCAGTTGTGGCTGCAAAATGTGTGAGGCCATGTAGGGAGAGGAGGCCAACAATGAAGGAGGTGGCTGAATGTTTGAGTGGATTGAGTAAGTTGGTACCTCTACATTCCTGGAATGGTTTTACCAATCCTTGTTTGATGGTTGAGACCGTGGGCCGACCTGTGGAGTCGAGAACCAGCCAGTTGAACTTGAGGGGAAAAGGTAGTAAACAAAGAGATTTGGATGGTGGAGATGCTAGACTTGCAACGCCACTGAGGAATTCGCCGAGAGTTTACTCTGACTTAGGGTTGCGCAGCAATTTGATGGATTTAATGGCTGGAAATGAGGGGCAGTCTGAATTTCGTGGAGAAGGTGATGGGGTTGAACCTAAGTCAAAATCTATCAGTAGAGCTTTGAGCTGCAGATATGTAAGCGGATCAGTTGTTGGTAGAAGAAACAATGAGTCTATAGTTAACAGCAACAGTAGAGGAGGTACATCCCGTTTTAGAAGAAACAATTCAGTTGGTGAGCATTCAGATAGGGATTGA